The following proteins are encoded in a genomic region of Anguilla anguilla isolate fAngAng1 chromosome 15, fAngAng1.pri, whole genome shotgun sequence:
- the LOC118214353 gene encoding Nance-Horan syndrome protein-like isoform X4: MGNAQPKLPPCSLRWRKRRRRRGSRADAAAVSNLDVESKLTAHYQAPWHQQRNVFHPSTRPACVEELHKHAKQNLRALNRDQQQRQRASSRERRVTISISVAPPMPSYPSPRTLRRHEQRSRHLHTQEKEGRDVEYQHVSRKERPVRESETQPVQRKERPVREVEFRQAQRKAPAPTDPDSEVVTLGQRPKCPVPNVPTTLDKQTNWSKALPLPTPEERLRNESQVISSCIIPINVTGVGFDREASVRCSLVHSQSVLQRRRKLRRRKTISGIPRRVQQDLDSDESPVARERTVIVHTNADFSLSHDELSLSGRLGNTKDSGCQTEDFPIAAPSRRRIRAQRGQGIPASLSHSTGNITSLPDSSDAMFAAAVGGRLRSRSLPREGGRLVDQDRDDSDDDDDDEEDDGELSPYEAEEFLQGPAERVLKDEEESTDDQAAPELQLAGLKCKQRSGGGGSPDHGWIERGRSRLPRQADMGSCEISSSSDTFSSPIHSVSATGVLGTQVDHKDDHQSSSGNWSGSSSTCPSQTSETIPPAASPPLTGSSHCDSELSLNAAPNASDDPVSFTSDPYASEADQAQVQERGAGSFDSAAADLLSDTSGGAGEAAGVSEWNYLHHQHSKSCCQDFSPPRSRGNDDTGLGCPSFASMATYESLADKPPSEKADSSSHFSVDTEGYYTSMHFDCGLKESGSYLYNYAAMGSTDGHSQCVSAAPSMSRYRQPDHSSDQHRTLGRHCLSLKKPKVKPAPPKRCSSLRKLSGCVSVPDKNEPKMNSGQHLPLSSREMKLQLDLAGSPGQSQSENPSLAEEPMQAWGAEAADDITDSTLFSSTDTHSFKDEGAVQSDYADLWLLNDLKSTNDPYRSLSNSSTATGTTVIECIKSQESSESQNSQSGSRATTPSLPSVESEFKLASPEKLAGLASPSSGYSSQSETPTSSFPSAFFPGPLSPTSGKRKPKVPERKSSLSSLQQQQLSSRDGGTSSKRDLELPIIPPTHLDLSALHILNKPSAHRSQMHVLHQNKQKTPAVAAVTGARVAAASTKLEASAPAPVAITPTVLRSVQLRSVGRPGEGCQNQPGAADPATRPKCPTVAVITGTPARGNRSPESKKPAARQSQDATNQEHCETLFTQGNSSPKVTTRDVSYRESARHRLDRHAPAPFWAMTAFRIPSESTNMEEDLAPRPPLHPDTQGPSNDPQAGQDCGALSESAACPSMEDSQRPSTFRALRSCNSLEEEPDQLPDPAVDSLALCLAKIHSPPSHSDTEKKSDFGPSDSPDEVPEISCQSEALQAYTISDAGSRVEEYDTSGVPRSASQDSREDGSTPDTEDYFSKESTPSDSAISPLTDETKPEDDSVFLSPSRVRTTEDLFAMIHRSKRKVLGRKDSGDPNARNRASATSGNAPPSNATATSPNAPSTPTTPTAGSQRPPGPIYRSAKKSSTSNEEFKLLLLKKGSRTDSSYRMSATEILKSPITPKSPGDLGPGDSPREPEELPFPLQQSPSAGEHPPGPFPRANVEGFSPKLYQASAASRQGRSRVPPAASSSRYSARCRLYTAPMQAISEGETENSDGSPHDDRSSQASSS, encoded by the exons atggggaacGCGCAGCCGAAGCTGCCCCCCTGCAGCCTgcgctggaggaagaggaggaggaggagaggaagcagGGCGGATGCGGCAG CCGTGTCCAACCTGGACGTGGAGAGCAAGCTGACGGCGCACTACCAGGCACCATGGCATCAGCAGCGCAACGTGTtccacccctccacccgccCGGCCTGCGTGGAGGAGCTACACAAGCACGCCAAGCAGAACCTGCGGGCCCTGAACCGAG ATCAACAGCAGCGACAGCGAGCCAGCAGCCGGGAGCGGCGGGTGACCATCTCCATCTCAGTGGCGCCCCCTATGCCCAGCTACCCTTCACCACGCACCCTCCGGCGGCATGAGCAGAGGAGCAGACACCTCCACACG caggagaaagaggggagagatgTAGAGTATCAGCATGTGTCAAGAAAG GAAAGGCCGGTGAGAGAGTCAGAAACTCAGCCAGTGCAGAGGAAG GAAAGACCCGTAAGGGAGGTAGAGTTTCGGCAAGCGCAGAGAAAG GCCCCCGCACCCACAGACCCCGACTCGGAGGTGGTGACGCTGGGCCAGAGGCCAAAATGTCCGGTCCCTAACGTCCCCACCACCCTGGACAAGCAAACTAACTGGTCCAAAGCCCTCCCGCTCCCCACTCCGGAGGAGAGGCTGAGAAATGAGTCCCAAGTCATCTCCTCCTGCATAATTCCCATTAACGTCACTG GGGTGGGCTTTGACAGAGAGGCCAGTGTCCGCTGCTCGCTCGTCCATTCACAGTCGGTGCTTCAGAGGCGGAGGAAGCTGAGGAGAAGGAAAACCATCTCGGGCATTCCCAGACGAGTGCAGCAGGACTTAG ACTCTGATGAATCACCGGTGGCGAGAGAGCGGACTGTGATCGTTCACACGAACGCCGATTTCTCCTTAAGCCACGACGAGCTGTCCCTCAGTGGCCGCCTGGGGAACACCAAGGATTCGGGCTGTCAAACAGAAGATTTCCCAATCGCCGCGCCCTCCCGGCGCCGGATCCGAGCCCAGAGGGGGCAGGGCATCCCCGCCTCCCTGTCCCACTCCACCGGAAACATCACCTCCCTGCCGGACAGCTCCGACGCCATGTTCGCCGCCGCTGTGGGCGGGCGTCTGCGCTCCCGGAGCCTGCCCCGCGAGGGCGGCCGGCTGGTGGACCAGGACCGCGATGACagtgatgacgatgatgacgacgaAGAAGACGACGGGGAGCTGTCCCCCTACGAGGCAGAGGAGTTCCTCCAGGGCCCTGCGGAGCGGGTCCTGAAGGACGAAGAGGAGAGCACGGATGACCAGGCCGCGCCCGAGCTCCAGCTGGCCGGGCTCAAGTGCAAGCAGCGCAGCGGGGGCGGCGGCAGCCCCGACCACGGCtggatagagagggggaggtccCGGCTCCCGCGCCAGGCCGACATGGGGAGCTGCGAGATTTCCTCCAGCTCGGACACCTTCAGCAGCCCCATCCACTCCGTGTCTGCCACAGGGGTACTGGGTACCCAGGTCGACCACAAAGATGACCACCAGTCCTCCAGCGGCAACTGGAGTGGCAGCAGCTCCACCTGCCCCTCCCAGACGTCGGAGACCATCCCCCCagccgcctcccctcccctgaccGGATCCTCGCACTGTGACTCTGAGCTGTCACTCAATGCCGCTCCAAATGCCAGCGACGACCCCGTCAGTTTCACCAGTGACCCTTACGCATCAGAGGCCGACCAGGCGCAGGTCCAGGAGCGTGGGGCCGGTTCCTTTGACTCGGCTGCAGCCGACCTGCTGAGCGATACTAGCGGTGGGGCTGGAGAAGCCgcaggtgtgagtgagtggaaCTACCTGCACCATCAGCACAGCAAGTCCTGCTGCCAGGACTTCAGTCCGCCACGATCCAGGGGCAATGACGACACCGGCCTGGGCTGCCCCAGTTTTGCGAGCATGGCCACGTACGAGAGCCTCGCTGACAAGCCGCCATCTGAAAAGGCAGACTCCAGCTCGCACTTCTCCGTAGACACGGAGGGCTACTACACCTCCATGCACTTTGACTGCGGCCTCAAAGAGAGCGGTAGCTACCTTTATAACTATGCAGCCATGGGCAGCACCGATGGCCACAGCCAGTGTGTAAGTGCTGCACCCAGCATGAGCAGATACCGTCAGCCAGACCACAGCAGCGACCAACACAGGACATTGGGAAGGCACTGCCTTTCCTTGAAAAAACCAAAGGTGAAGCCAGCCCCACCAAAACGCTGTTCGTCGTTGAGGAAATTGAGCGGTTGCGTAAGCGTTCCAGACAAGAACGAACCAAAGATGAATAGTGGGCAGCACCTGCCATTGTCTTCCAGGGAGATGAAGCTGCAGCTTGACCTGGCCGGATCCCCAGGTCAGAGTCAGTCAGAAAATCCAAGTTTAGCTGAGGAGCCGATGCAGGCCTGGGGCGCAGAGGCTGCAGATGACATAACCGACTCAACCCTGTTCAGTTCCACAGATACGCACTCCTTTAAGGATGAAGGTGCTGTACAGTCTGACTATGCAGATCTCTGGCTCCTCAATGACTTGAAATCAACCAACGATCCCTACCGGTCATTGTCCAACTCCAGCACTGCTACGGGCACAACAGTCATTGAATGTATCAAGTCGCAAGAGAGCTCAGAATCGCAGAACTCCCAATCGGGATCCAGAGCCACCACACCTTCCCTTCCTTCTGTAGAGAGTGAGTTCAAGCTGGCCTCCCCGGAGAAGCTAGCGGGCCTGGCGTCACCCTCCAGTGGCTACTCCAGCCAGTCAGAGACGCCAACATCTTCCTTCCCCTCAGCCTTCTTCCCCGGGCCTTTGTCCCCGACCAGTGGCAAGAGGAAGCCTAAAGTTCCGGAGAGGAagtcctctctctcatccctacaGCAGCAACAGTTGTCCTCCAGGGATGGAGGCACCTCATCCAAGAGAGACCTTGAGCTACCCATTATACCTCCCACCCATCTTGACCTAAGTGCTCTTCACATCCTTAACAAGCCTTCGGCCCACAGAAGCCAGATGCACGTCCTTCACCAGAACAAGCAGAAAACGCCGGCAGTAGCTGCAGTGACGGGGGCCCGTGTGGCAGCTGCTTCCACCAAACTAGAAGCTTCCGCCCCAGCTCCCGTGGCCATCACACCTACTGTACTTCGCTCGGTCCAGCTGCGGTCTGTCGGCAGGCCTGGTGAAGGGTGCCAGAACCAGCCCGGTGCCGCCGATCCTGCCACCAGACCCAAGTGTCCAACTGTGGCTGTCATCACTGGTACCCCAGCGAGAGGCAACAGGTCACCAGAGTCCAAGAAACCTGCGGCCCGCCAGTCCCAGGATGCTACAAATCAGGAGCACTGTGAAACACTGTTCACCCAAGGTAACAGTTCACCCAAGGTGACCACCAGGGATGTCTCATATCGAGAGAGTGCAAGACACAGGCTAGACAGACATGCCCCGGCTCCATTTTGGGCAATGACAGCATTCCGTATCCCCTCAGAATCAACAAATATGGAGGAAGACCTAGCGCCAAGACCGCCTCTCCATCCAGATACCCAAGGCCCCAGTAATGACCCCCAGGCAGGCCAGGACTGCGGGGCTTTGTCTGAAAGTGCAGCATGTCCCAGCATGGAGGACAGTCAGAGACCAAGCACTTTTAGGGCCCTGCGTTCATGCAacagcctggaggaggagccagACCAGCTGCCTGACCCAGCAGTCGATTCCCTCGCATTGTGTCTGGCAAAAATACATTCCCCTCCTTCTCATAGTGATACTGAAAAGAAATCTGACTTTGGACCGAGCGACAGTCCTGACGAAGTGCCTGAAATAAGTTGTCAGTCGGAAGCATTGCAAGCTTACACAATCAGCGATGCAGGTAGCAGAGTGGAGGAGTATGACACATCAGGTGTTCCCAGAAGTGCCTCACAGGACAGCAGGGAAGACGGATCAACACCAGACACTGAGGACTACTTCAGCAAAG AGTCGACACCCAGTGACAGCGCAATCTCTCCCCTGACTGATGAGACGAAACCTGAGGATGACAGCGTTTTTCTGTCCCCTAGTAGAGTGCGCACAACCGAGGACCTGTTTGCTATGATTCACAG ATCCAAAAGGAAAGTTCTTGGAAGAAAGGACTCGGGAGATCCTAATGCGAGGAACCGTGCGAGTGCCACTTCAGGCAATGCCCCCCCTTCAAACGCCACGGCAACCTCACCAAATGCCCCCTCAACCCCGACCACCCCGACAGCCGGCTCCCAACGACCGCCGGGCCCCATCTACAGGAGCGCCAAGAAGTCCAGCACCTCCAACGAGGAGTtcaagctgctgctgctgaagaagGGCAGCCGAACCGACTCCAGCTACCGCATGTCGGCCACGGAGATCCTGAAGAGTCCCATCACGCCCAAGTCTCCGGGCGACCTGGGCCCCGGCGACAGCCCGCGGGAACCGGAGGAGCTGCCCTTCCCGCTGCAGCAGTCGCCTTCGGCTGGCGAGCACCCCCCCGGCCCTTTCCCCCGGGCCAACGTCGAGGGCTTCTCCCCGAAGCTGTACCAGGCCTCCGCCGCCTCCAGGCAGGGCCGCTCGCGCGTGCCGCCGGCGGCTAGCAGCAGCCGCTACAGCGCGCGGTGCCGGCTCTACACCGCGCCCATGCAGGCCATCTCCGAGGGGGAGACGGAGAACTCGGACGGCAGCCCGCACGATGACCGGTCCTCGCAGGCCTCCTCCTCCTAG
- the LOC118214353 gene encoding Nance-Horan syndrome protein-like isoform X2, translating to MPFAKRIVEPQLLCRHAIPNDEGLLFEDLSSINNVSLSRTLRQLSDLAKHACSLFQELENEIISTNQRVWALQNKIGRIQQTASGLDPKQEAVPVSNLDVESKLTAHYQAPWHQQRNVFHPSTRPACVEELHKHAKQNLRALNRDQQQRQRASSRERRVTISISVAPPMPSYPSPRTLRRHEQRSRHLHTERPVRESETQPVQRKERPVREVEFRQAQRKAPAPTDPDSEVVTLGQRPKCPVPNVPTTLDKQTNWSKALPLPTPEERLRNESQVISSCIIPINVTGVGFDREASVRCSLVHSQSVLQRRRKLRRRKTISGIPRRVQQDLDSDESPVARERTVIVHTNADFSLSHDELSLSGRLGNTKDSGCQTEDFPIAAPSRRRIRAQRGQGIPASLSHSTGNITSLPDSSDAMFAAAVGGRLRSRSLPREGGRLVDQDRDDSDDDDDDEEDDGELSPYEAEEFLQGPAERVLKDEEESTDDQAAPELQLAGLKCKQRSGGGGSPDHGWIERGRSRLPRQADMGSCEISSSSDTFSSPIHSVSATGVLGTQVDHKDDHQSSSGNWSGSSSTCPSQTSETIPPAASPPLTGSSHCDSELSLNAAPNASDDPVSFTSDPYASEADQAQVQERGAGSFDSAAADLLSDTSGGAGEAAGVSEWNYLHHQHSKSCCQDFSPPRSRGNDDTGLGCPSFASMATYESLADKPPSEKADSSSHFSVDTEGYYTSMHFDCGLKESGSYLYNYAAMGSTDGHSQCVSAAPSMSRYRQPDHSSDQHRTLGRHCLSLKKPKVKPAPPKRCSSLRKLSGCVSVPDKNEPKMNSGQHLPLSSREMKLQLDLAGSPGQSQSENPSLAEEPMQAWGAEAADDITDSTLFSSTDTHSFKDEGAVQSDYADLWLLNDLKSTNDPYRSLSNSSTATGTTVIECIKSQESSESQNSQSGSRATTPSLPSVESEFKLASPEKLAGLASPSSGYSSQSETPTSSFPSAFFPGPLSPTSGKRKPKVPERKSSLSSLQQQQLSSRDGGTSSKRDLELPIIPPTHLDLSALHILNKPSAHRSQMHVLHQNKQKTPAVAAVTGARVAAASTKLEASAPAPVAITPTVLRSVQLRSVGRPGEGCQNQPGAADPATRPKCPTVAVITGTPARGNRSPESKKPAARQSQDATNQEHCETLFTQGNSSPKVTTRDVSYRESARHRLDRHAPAPFWAMTAFRIPSESTNMEEDLAPRPPLHPDTQGPSNDPQAGQDCGALSESAACPSMEDSQRPSTFRALRSCNSLEEEPDQLPDPAVDSLALCLAKIHSPPSHSDTEKKSDFGPSDSPDEVPEISCQSEALQAYTISDAGSRVEEYDTSGVPRSASQDSREDGSTPDTEDYFSKESTPSDSAISPLTDETKPEDDSVFLSPSRVRTTEDLFAMIHRSKRKVLGRKDSGDPNARNRASATSGNAPPSNATATSPNAPSTPTTPTAGSQRPPGPIYRSAKKSSTSNEEFKLLLLKKGSRTDSSYRMSATEILKSPITPKSPGDLGPGDSPREPEELPFPLQQSPSAGEHPPGPFPRANVEGFSPKLYQASAASRQGRSRVPPAASSSRYSARCRLYTAPMQAISEGETENSDGSPHDDRSSQASSS from the exons CCGTGTCCAACCTGGACGTGGAGAGCAAGCTGACGGCGCACTACCAGGCACCATGGCATCAGCAGCGCAACGTGTtccacccctccacccgccCGGCCTGCGTGGAGGAGCTACACAAGCACGCCAAGCAGAACCTGCGGGCCCTGAACCGAG ATCAACAGCAGCGACAGCGAGCCAGCAGCCGGGAGCGGCGGGTGACCATCTCCATCTCAGTGGCGCCCCCTATGCCCAGCTACCCTTCACCACGCACCCTCCGGCGGCATGAGCAGAGGAGCAGACACCTCCACACG GAAAGGCCGGTGAGAGAGTCAGAAACTCAGCCAGTGCAGAGGAAG GAAAGACCCGTAAGGGAGGTAGAGTTTCGGCAAGCGCAGAGAAAG GCCCCCGCACCCACAGACCCCGACTCGGAGGTGGTGACGCTGGGCCAGAGGCCAAAATGTCCGGTCCCTAACGTCCCCACCACCCTGGACAAGCAAACTAACTGGTCCAAAGCCCTCCCGCTCCCCACTCCGGAGGAGAGGCTGAGAAATGAGTCCCAAGTCATCTCCTCCTGCATAATTCCCATTAACGTCACTG GGGTGGGCTTTGACAGAGAGGCCAGTGTCCGCTGCTCGCTCGTCCATTCACAGTCGGTGCTTCAGAGGCGGAGGAAGCTGAGGAGAAGGAAAACCATCTCGGGCATTCCCAGACGAGTGCAGCAGGACTTAG ACTCTGATGAATCACCGGTGGCGAGAGAGCGGACTGTGATCGTTCACACGAACGCCGATTTCTCCTTAAGCCACGACGAGCTGTCCCTCAGTGGCCGCCTGGGGAACACCAAGGATTCGGGCTGTCAAACAGAAGATTTCCCAATCGCCGCGCCCTCCCGGCGCCGGATCCGAGCCCAGAGGGGGCAGGGCATCCCCGCCTCCCTGTCCCACTCCACCGGAAACATCACCTCCCTGCCGGACAGCTCCGACGCCATGTTCGCCGCCGCTGTGGGCGGGCGTCTGCGCTCCCGGAGCCTGCCCCGCGAGGGCGGCCGGCTGGTGGACCAGGACCGCGATGACagtgatgacgatgatgacgacgaAGAAGACGACGGGGAGCTGTCCCCCTACGAGGCAGAGGAGTTCCTCCAGGGCCCTGCGGAGCGGGTCCTGAAGGACGAAGAGGAGAGCACGGATGACCAGGCCGCGCCCGAGCTCCAGCTGGCCGGGCTCAAGTGCAAGCAGCGCAGCGGGGGCGGCGGCAGCCCCGACCACGGCtggatagagagggggaggtccCGGCTCCCGCGCCAGGCCGACATGGGGAGCTGCGAGATTTCCTCCAGCTCGGACACCTTCAGCAGCCCCATCCACTCCGTGTCTGCCACAGGGGTACTGGGTACCCAGGTCGACCACAAAGATGACCACCAGTCCTCCAGCGGCAACTGGAGTGGCAGCAGCTCCACCTGCCCCTCCCAGACGTCGGAGACCATCCCCCCagccgcctcccctcccctgaccGGATCCTCGCACTGTGACTCTGAGCTGTCACTCAATGCCGCTCCAAATGCCAGCGACGACCCCGTCAGTTTCACCAGTGACCCTTACGCATCAGAGGCCGACCAGGCGCAGGTCCAGGAGCGTGGGGCCGGTTCCTTTGACTCGGCTGCAGCCGACCTGCTGAGCGATACTAGCGGTGGGGCTGGAGAAGCCgcaggtgtgagtgagtggaaCTACCTGCACCATCAGCACAGCAAGTCCTGCTGCCAGGACTTCAGTCCGCCACGATCCAGGGGCAATGACGACACCGGCCTGGGCTGCCCCAGTTTTGCGAGCATGGCCACGTACGAGAGCCTCGCTGACAAGCCGCCATCTGAAAAGGCAGACTCCAGCTCGCACTTCTCCGTAGACACGGAGGGCTACTACACCTCCATGCACTTTGACTGCGGCCTCAAAGAGAGCGGTAGCTACCTTTATAACTATGCAGCCATGGGCAGCACCGATGGCCACAGCCAGTGTGTAAGTGCTGCACCCAGCATGAGCAGATACCGTCAGCCAGACCACAGCAGCGACCAACACAGGACATTGGGAAGGCACTGCCTTTCCTTGAAAAAACCAAAGGTGAAGCCAGCCCCACCAAAACGCTGTTCGTCGTTGAGGAAATTGAGCGGTTGCGTAAGCGTTCCAGACAAGAACGAACCAAAGATGAATAGTGGGCAGCACCTGCCATTGTCTTCCAGGGAGATGAAGCTGCAGCTTGACCTGGCCGGATCCCCAGGTCAGAGTCAGTCAGAAAATCCAAGTTTAGCTGAGGAGCCGATGCAGGCCTGGGGCGCAGAGGCTGCAGATGACATAACCGACTCAACCCTGTTCAGTTCCACAGATACGCACTCCTTTAAGGATGAAGGTGCTGTACAGTCTGACTATGCAGATCTCTGGCTCCTCAATGACTTGAAATCAACCAACGATCCCTACCGGTCATTGTCCAACTCCAGCACTGCTACGGGCACAACAGTCATTGAATGTATCAAGTCGCAAGAGAGCTCAGAATCGCAGAACTCCCAATCGGGATCCAGAGCCACCACACCTTCCCTTCCTTCTGTAGAGAGTGAGTTCAAGCTGGCCTCCCCGGAGAAGCTAGCGGGCCTGGCGTCACCCTCCAGTGGCTACTCCAGCCAGTCAGAGACGCCAACATCTTCCTTCCCCTCAGCCTTCTTCCCCGGGCCTTTGTCCCCGACCAGTGGCAAGAGGAAGCCTAAAGTTCCGGAGAGGAagtcctctctctcatccctacaGCAGCAACAGTTGTCCTCCAGGGATGGAGGCACCTCATCCAAGAGAGACCTTGAGCTACCCATTATACCTCCCACCCATCTTGACCTAAGTGCTCTTCACATCCTTAACAAGCCTTCGGCCCACAGAAGCCAGATGCACGTCCTTCACCAGAACAAGCAGAAAACGCCGGCAGTAGCTGCAGTGACGGGGGCCCGTGTGGCAGCTGCTTCCACCAAACTAGAAGCTTCCGCCCCAGCTCCCGTGGCCATCACACCTACTGTACTTCGCTCGGTCCAGCTGCGGTCTGTCGGCAGGCCTGGTGAAGGGTGCCAGAACCAGCCCGGTGCCGCCGATCCTGCCACCAGACCCAAGTGTCCAACTGTGGCTGTCATCACTGGTACCCCAGCGAGAGGCAACAGGTCACCAGAGTCCAAGAAACCTGCGGCCCGCCAGTCCCAGGATGCTACAAATCAGGAGCACTGTGAAACACTGTTCACCCAAGGTAACAGTTCACCCAAGGTGACCACCAGGGATGTCTCATATCGAGAGAGTGCAAGACACAGGCTAGACAGACATGCCCCGGCTCCATTTTGGGCAATGACAGCATTCCGTATCCCCTCAGAATCAACAAATATGGAGGAAGACCTAGCGCCAAGACCGCCTCTCCATCCAGATACCCAAGGCCCCAGTAATGACCCCCAGGCAGGCCAGGACTGCGGGGCTTTGTCTGAAAGTGCAGCATGTCCCAGCATGGAGGACAGTCAGAGACCAAGCACTTTTAGGGCCCTGCGTTCATGCAacagcctggaggaggagccagACCAGCTGCCTGACCCAGCAGTCGATTCCCTCGCATTGTGTCTGGCAAAAATACATTCCCCTCCTTCTCATAGTGATACTGAAAAGAAATCTGACTTTGGACCGAGCGACAGTCCTGACGAAGTGCCTGAAATAAGTTGTCAGTCGGAAGCATTGCAAGCTTACACAATCAGCGATGCAGGTAGCAGAGTGGAGGAGTATGACACATCAGGTGTTCCCAGAAGTGCCTCACAGGACAGCAGGGAAGACGGATCAACACCAGACACTGAGGACTACTTCAGCAAAG AGTCGACACCCAGTGACAGCGCAATCTCTCCCCTGACTGATGAGACGAAACCTGAGGATGACAGCGTTTTTCTGTCCCCTAGTAGAGTGCGCACAACCGAGGACCTGTTTGCTATGATTCACAG ATCCAAAAGGAAAGTTCTTGGAAGAAAGGACTCGGGAGATCCTAATGCGAGGAACCGTGCGAGTGCCACTTCAGGCAATGCCCCCCCTTCAAACGCCACGGCAACCTCACCAAATGCCCCCTCAACCCCGACCACCCCGACAGCCGGCTCCCAACGACCGCCGGGCCCCATCTACAGGAGCGCCAAGAAGTCCAGCACCTCCAACGAGGAGTtcaagctgctgctgctgaagaagGGCAGCCGAACCGACTCCAGCTACCGCATGTCGGCCACGGAGATCCTGAAGAGTCCCATCACGCCCAAGTCTCCGGGCGACCTGGGCCCCGGCGACAGCCCGCGGGAACCGGAGGAGCTGCCCTTCCCGCTGCAGCAGTCGCCTTCGGCTGGCGAGCACCCCCCCGGCCCTTTCCCCCGGGCCAACGTCGAGGGCTTCTCCCCGAAGCTGTACCAGGCCTCCGCCGCCTCCAGGCAGGGCCGCTCGCGCGTGCCGCCGGCGGCTAGCAGCAGCCGCTACAGCGCGCGGTGCCGGCTCTACACCGCGCCCATGCAGGCCATCTCCGAGGGGGAGACGGAGAACTCGGACGGCAGCCCGCACGATGACCGGTCCTCGCAGGCCTCCTCCTCCTAG